The Mangifera indica cultivar Alphonso chromosome 8, CATAS_Mindica_2.1, whole genome shotgun sequence genome has a window encoding:
- the LOC123223823 gene encoding golgin subfamily A member 6-like protein 22, which translates to MVSPSLNISSENQHQSSTQQSSKMTTQNEEQLSPPTQCQSPSTKTLTLEIPLDIPSARNSDQFEEDQEEDDLKMLTPVSQSTTPTPTRRPPTKRKKLNKQKRRTAALEKRWLKKLEILKQTLRPIPFQPNKKLHFSLHETLLKRVGLWDFVHLEFDPNIRTDLIAQIIANYNSSTRSSYVNGTRLLVNRADLSRALKLPVRKDKSNANVNASDGSAVSCEKESEDSIGFIQEVVSNWMLLHDDTWMMPQDVLNVVKMIKEGNFEKICWATFVWFMVEKEITNSKLENCYYASHLQCLIKCQKAELLREDVKQQGKVREEIKDEEEEREEIKEEEEQVREEFKEEEDGVREEIKEEEEGVRGEIKEEEEEVTEEVKVEEHDVPEDIKDGVEVQDGKEAREEIKEEEEEVTEEVKVEEHDVPEDIKDGVEVQDEKEAREEIKDEEEEVREEVQDEKEKVREEVKDEKEEAREEVKDDGEEVREEAKDEDEEDCDGDVKMPDGDDDSKITELEEHNIELCLGQDNTVNVKENVAKEEEGVVRDDVVNFGGSKNEEQQDLLLLDGKNYVLENEPFLKGCTLGDVKVMDCDEEKREEMEEEGDEEGGDEEDEEEEQQHEVGFALSPEADTLEMVTSANLIQGMEAVQAPFSNGIQICEDDLPGQFLSSRVDAHTNPGASSSHFGNGNKRAMDQDNEVSHLNSCNKRLRSGGSWVSKSSSDFHTCMEQIQHWMGKATMMYETKDQVYQESNVNQQMLINEVQKRDNMIEHLHKAKLEEQHKRQIDVYKLEHELFVMANVVEGYRKALKETHRAFAEYRARCPQADEPLYKDVTGGGGLVLSTMELEKQRVKQEEERMKLEEEMKQDEERRKLEEIKEEEERRMLEEEMKQQEERRVLEAEQIGLENDMKLEEEETMNHVLIEKKIKQFEEGWILNFEAHNCGVHMLSMKILDFENEVKHLKELLAKRKVSEEFKMSSE; encoded by the coding sequence ATGGTCAGTCCGAGTCTTAATATTTCTTCTGAAAATCAACACCAAAGTTCAACCCAACAAAGCTCGAAGATGACTACCCAGAACGAAGAACAACTATCTCCGCCTACCCAATGTCAATCACCATCAActaaaaccctaaccctagaaATACCCTTAGATATACCAAGTGCTCGTAACTCTGACCAATTTGAAGAAGATCAGGAAGAAGATGATCTAAAGATGCTTACCCCCGTCTCTCAATCGACAACCCCAACTCCCACCCGACGTCCTCCTACTAAACGCAAGAAACTTAACAAACAAAAACGACGCACCGCTGCTCTCGAAAAGAGGTGGTTGAAAAAGCTCGAAATTCTTAAGCAAACCCTAAGACCAATCCCTTTCCAACCCAacaaaaaactacatttttccCTCCACGAAACTCTACTGAAACGAGTTGGGTTGTGGGATTTTGTTCATCTGGAGTTCGATCCCAACATCCGTACAGATCTCATCGCCCAAATCATCGCAAATTACAACTCGAGCACGCGTAGCAGCTACGTCAACGGTACAAGACTCCTTGTGAATCGTGCGGATTTGTCCCGCGCATTGAAATTGCCGGTTAGGAAGGATAAGAGTAACGCCAATGTGAATGCGTCGGACGGTTCTGCGGTGTCCTGTGAGAAAGAATCGGAGGATTCGATTGGATTTATCCAAGAGGTAGTGTCGAATTGGATGCTTTTGCATGACGACACGTGGATGATGCCTCAGGATGTGCTGAATGTGGTGAAGATGATTAAAGAAGGGAATTTTGAGAAGATTTGTTGGGCTACTTTCGTTTGGTTTATGGTTGAGAAAGAGATAACGAACTCAAAGTTGGAGAATTGTTATTATGCTTCGCATTTGCAGTGTTTGATCAAATGTCAGAAAGCGGAGTTGTTGAGAGAAGACGTCAAACAGCAGGGGAAGGTGAGAGAGGAGATCAAAGACgaagaagaggagagagaggagatcaaagaagaagaggagCAAGTGAGAGAGGAGTTCAAAGAGGAAGAAGACGGGGTGAGAGAGGAgatcaaagaagaagaggaggggGTGAGAGGGGAgatcaaagaagaagaggaggaggtGACTGAGGAGGTCAAAGTTGAAGAGCATGATGTGCCAGAGGACATCAAAGATGGAGTGGAGGTCCAAGATGGAAAGGAGGCGAGGGAGGAgatcaaagaagaagaggaggaggtGACTGAGGAGGTCAAAGTTGAAGAGCATGATGTGCCAGAGGACATCAAAGATGGAGTGGAGGTCCAAGATGAAAAGGAGGCGAGAGAGGAGATCAAAGATGAAGAGGAGGAGGTGAGAGAGGAGGTGCAAGATGAAAAGGAGAAGGTGAGAGAGGAGGTTAAAGATGAAAAGGAGGAGGCGAGAGAAGAGGTCAAAGATGATGGAGAGGAGGTGAGAGAAGAGgccaaagatgaagatgaggaggaCTGTGATGGGGATGTTAAAATGCCCGACGGGGATGATGATAGTAAAATAACTGAGTTGGAGGAGCATAACATTGAGTTGTGTCTTGGTCAAGATAATACTGTTAATGTGAAAGAGAATGTTGCAAAAGAGGAAGAAGGGGTTGTGAGAGATGATGTTGTCAATTTTGGGGGAAGTAAAAATGAAGAACAACAAGATCTGTTATTATTGGATGGGAAAAATTATGTTCTTGAGAATGAGCCTTTTTTGAAGGGCTGTACTCTTGGTGATGTTAAGGTTATGGATTGTGATGaggaaaagagagaagaaatggaagaagaagGGGATGAAGAGGGAGGAgacgaagaagatgaagaggaagaaCAGCAGCACGAAGTAGGATTTGCTCTTTCTCCTGAAGCTGATACTTTAGAGATGGTAACCTCAGCTAATCTTATTCAGGGAATGGAAGCAGTGCAAGCTCCTTTTAGTAATGGGATACAAATTTGTGAGGATGATTTACCTGGGCAGTTTCTCTCGTCTAGGGTTGATGCTCATACAAATCCAGGAGCTTCGTCTTCACATTTTGGTAATGGGAACAAGAGAGCTATGGATCAGGATAATGAGGTTTCTCATCTTAATAGTTGCAATAAGCGGTTGAGAAGTGGAGGATCATGGGTTAGTAAGTCATCATCAGATTTTCACACGTGTATGGAGCAAATACAGCATTGGATGGGAAAGGCTACAATGATGTATGAGACAAAAGATCAGGTTTACCAGGAGTCCAATGTAAATcaacaaatgttaattaatGAAGTGCAGAAGCGGGATAACATGATTGAGCACTTGCATAAGGCGAAGTTGGAGGAACAACATAAAAGGCAGATTGATGTCTATAAGCTTGAGCATGAACTTTTTGTTATGGCAAATGTCGTTGAGGGATATAGAAAGGCTTTGAAGGAGACTCATAGGGCATTTGCTGAATATAGAGCACGGTGCCCACAGGCTGATGAACCACTTTACAAGGATGTCACTGGTGGTGGAGGTTTAGTTCTAAGCACCATGGAACTTGAAAAGCAACGTGTGAAgcaagaagaagagagaatgaagctagaagaagagatgaagcAAGATGAAGAGAGAAGGAAGCTAGAAGAAattaaggaagaagaagaaagaaggatgctggaagaagaaatgaagcaacaagaagaaagaagggTGCTGGAAGCAGAACAAATTGGGCTTGAAAATGACATGAAgctagaagaagaagagacaatGAACCATGTgctaattgaaaagaaaattaagcaaTTTGAAGAAGGATGGATTTTAAACTTCGAAGCACATAATTGTGGGGTTCATATGCTTTCTATGAAGATCCTAGATTTTGAAAATGAGGTAAAACACCTCAAGGAATTGCTTGCAAAACGAAAGGTTTCTGAAGAATTTAAAATGAGCTCCGAATGA